A single window of Eucalyptus grandis isolate ANBG69807.140 chromosome 1, ASM1654582v1, whole genome shotgun sequence DNA harbors:
- the LOC120296092 gene encoding TMV resistance protein N-like encodes MDKEQSQRKRAEEESTRGVSSSSSISSEATGVDSSQYDVFLSFRGSDIRNSFIDHLYHNLIKAGTVPICVFRDDNNNLIGEEFGLEILNAITRSKISIPVISENYALSKWHEGKLIERVVEIVISKLREDFLLDVPQRLVGFDGHVKKIMSWINEPFINARMIGICGMGRRIGKTTLAKCIYNQLLNKFVHVSFLPNVRESTRRHGIAYLQSQLITDILHIKSQVYRIDDGINIIKSRFKGKKVLILLDDIDDKNQLDALAGERNWFMAGSMIIVTTRNEAVLHKSEFEVDHKYELNGLDEAHSLLLFNRHAFRMNDSPSNFKEISRDDIATMGGLPLAIEVVGSYLYKITNLRIWEDTLQKLREGLHKDVQKILRIGNDAIVHRYRKIFLDIACFLVGEKSKFAIYMWEDWGFPASQRIKEMELNGLIKFGEYGELKMDGALIDLGRDIVRQERLLERRSRLWVYEEALRVIMEEKGTNGIQAICLDKYYGQPLRPLGHAQTYTDKQFKHLRSLRFLQLRAAALSGDFDKLFSDLRWLQWFDIEPNLCILAINLHLPKLVVLQLSYNHITEHWGGWDSIMAAKRLKVLDLAFCNYLRCTPDLSAFTLLEILILKHCDGMEQLDPSIGRVNSLVSLDLSDCSSLKEISTSIGSLRKLEKLSAKGCRSLREIPNSIGDLQNLRHLDISEFAIEKLPNIIGRLTNLQTLSLESCQSLKGEIPSEIEIQGHDFLNILEEIVIDCCKSIERLILPELRCLKQLKANYCHNLVEIQGLDRVKSLEVLDISNCGSIERLPDLPCFLTLKELNINDCHNLRSVESLERLLSCRSIYRNYQTCRNLKS; translated from the exons ATGGACAAAGAGCAGAGTCAGAGAAAAAGAGCAGAGGAAGAGAGCACTCGGGGAGTatcctcttcttcatccatCTCTTCAGAAGCCACAGGTGTAGACAGCAGTCAATATgacgtgttcttgagctttagaggctCGGATATCCGCAATTCATTCATCGATCACCTCTATCACAATTTGATCAAGGCAGGAACTGTACCAATTTGCGTGTTCAGGGACGATAACAATAACTTAATTGGTGAGGAATTTGGTTTAGAGATTCTCAATGCCATCACACGGTCTAAGATTTCGATCCCTGTCATCTCCGAAAATTATGCTTTGAGCAAATG GCATGAGGGAAAATTAATAGAACGTGTGGTCGAAATTGTCATAAGCAAGTTACGGGAAGATTTTTTGCTAGATGTGCCTCAGCGCCTTGTTGGATTTGATGGTCATGTGAAGAAAATTATGAGTTGGATAAACGAACCTTTCATCAATGCTCGAATGATTGGAATTTGTGGCATGGGCAGGAGGATaggcaagacaactcttgccaagtgCATTTACAATCAGCTCTTGAATAAATTTGTGCATGTCAGCTTCCTTCCAAATGTTCGAGAAAGTACCAGACGCCACGGTATTGCATATCTACAGAGTCAACTAATAACAGATATACTACATATCAAAAGTCAAGTGTATAGAATTGATGATGGAATCAATATAATCAAATCTAgatttaaagggaaaaaggtTCTCATTCTTCTAGATGATATAGATGACAAGAATCAACTAGATGCGTTGGCTGGGGAACGTAATTGGTTTATGGCAGGGAGTATGATCATTGTTACAACTAGAAATGAGGCTGTTCTTCACAAATCTGAATTCGAGGTAGACCACAAGTATGAATTGAATGGATTGGATGAGGCGCattctttgcttttgtttaaCAGACATGCATTTCGTATGAACGATTCTCCAAGCAACTTTAAGGAAATCTCTCGTGATGACATAGCCACTATGGGTGGCCTGCCCTTGGCTATTGAGGTTGTGGGTTCATACTTATACAAAATAACAAATCTAAGAATATGGGAAGATACGTTGCAGAAATTAAGAGAAGGATTACATAAAGATGTCCAAAAGATATTGAGGATAGGCAATGATGCAATTGTACATAGATATCGAaagatttttctcgatattgcatgttttttgGTTGGTGAAAAGAGCAAATTCGCCATTTACATGTGGGAGGATTGGGGGTTTCCTGCGAGTCAAAGAATTAAAGAGATGGAGCTGAATGGCTTAATAAAATTTGGAGAATATGGTGAGTTAAAGATGGATGGTGCACTAATAGATCTTGGAAGGGACATTGTTCGGCAAGAACGATTGCTTGAGAGACGTAGCAGATTATGGGTCTACGAGGAAGCCCTAAGAGTAATAATGGAAGAAAAG GGCACTAATGGTATCCAAGCAATTTGCCTTGACAAATACTATGGCCAGCCACTGAGGCCCCTTGGCCATGCCCAGACTTACACGGATAAACAGTTTAAACACTTACGGAGCTTAAGGTTCCTTCAATTGAGGGCGGCGGCTTTAAGTGGAGATTTTGACAAACTATTTTCTGATTTAAGATGGCTTCAGTGGTTTGACATTGAACCCAATTTGTGTATTTTGGCAATCAATTTGCATCTACCGAAATTAGTGGTGCTACAGTTGTCATACAACCATATCACAGAGCATTGGGGTGGATGGGATTCCATAATG GCAGCAAAGCGGCTGAAAGTTCTCGACCTTGCATTTTGCAATTATTTAAGATGTACTCCCGATCTTTCGGCTTTCACATTACTGGAGATTCTCATCTTGAAACACTGTGACGGAATGGAGCAACTCGACCCTTCCATAGGCAGAGTCAATAGCCTTGTTTCCTTGGACTTGAGTGATTGTAGCAGTCTCAAGGAGATTTCTACGTCAATCGGTTCTCTAAGGAAGCTGGAGAAACTGAGTGCCAAGGGTTGTCGGTCATTGAGAGAAATCCCTAACTCAATTGGAGATTTACAGAACTTGCGACATTTGGACATTAGTGAATTTGCGATTGAAAAGTTACccaatattattggaaggttgaCAAATCTGCAGACACTAAGTCTCGAATCCTGCCAGAGTCTGAAAGGCGAAATTCCAAGTGAAATCG AAATTCAGGGCCATGATTTTCTGAATATCTTGGAGGAGATAGTTATAGATTGCTGCAAATCTATTGAAAGGCTGATCCTTCCGGAATTACGGTGTTTGAAGCAATTAAAGGCTAACTATTGCCACAATCTAGTCGAAATTCAAGGTCTTGACAGGGTGAAGTCCTTAGAGGTGTTGGATATCTCTAACTGTGGATCCATTGAAAGATTACCAGACCTACCTTGCTTCTTGACCCTGAAAGAATTGAACATCAACGACTGTCACAATCTACGTAGTGTTGAGAGCCTTGAGAGATTGTTGTCTTGCCGAAGCATATACAGAAACTACCAAACTTGTCGAAATTTGAAAAGTTAG